The following is a genomic window from Rhododendron vialii isolate Sample 1 chromosome 9a, ASM3025357v1.
TTCCACCCATATCAGCAATACTTCCGAAACTCACGTATAATACTGATTTCGGTTTTTGGGTATTTAGCCAGGATATGGAACTCCTATCTTCGGTTAGTAGGCTACTTGACGAGGCAGGAGAGGACTTGTGGAACGGGCCAATTGGAAAATTTGGGATGGGGAATTGTTCGCGTAATTGGATCAGTGCAGATTCTTCGAGTTCCgaaaaagtgttccaaattaGGCCTGAGGAGGCCTTGGATTGTTCCACCATGTTGCTGAGTAGCTTGTATAAGTTTTTGGAGTCATTTTTTGTGATTGAGGGAAGGTCTTTGACATGGAGTGGTGCTAACTCTGGCACTGGTGATTCTAGTTGGGAATCtgtagataaaaaaaatccagaatAAATGAGGAGCAATGTTATCGACTGAGAGATGTCCGGATACATATTTCATATTTGGATATAAATGTTTCTGGAGTTATTCAATGCATGTGTAAGCCCCACAGGATGGCTATGGACGCATCTATATTGGGACatatttgaaggaaaaagaagtgTTATGTTAAAGGGCAAAGTCAGGGGGTTCaggccatgtgcggataccctTATGGTTTAAAAGTGAGCACATAACTTATCCGTGGTTCATAAAATTGAGCAGATTGACCCATTCCCGTTCATTTTAACGCCAAGTGTGAAACACGCGCATTATAAGCGTGTGAGGCATTGGTGAACTATAATCTTCGCTTTCTGCTTTTATTTTCCATAGAGCACAAGTAAATTTGTTTGGCGATTCGGCGAACTATATGTTTTCATAACTTTGTATTCAAaataacacatttttttttagaaaacaccAATCATAAGTTTCTGAAAATTGCTCTCAGATGATGTTCTATGCTTCTGTCACGAAAATACGAAAAACATGAacggataaataaaaaaaacaattgcaaACATAGTTTAAGACTTTTAGTGCTGTTCACTAACCAAATCAGAAACTCAAATTCATGcaaggaaaaatgaaaagtaaTTCAAAGccagagagacagagaaagaAAGACAGAGCTCAACAAACCCAGACCTTGTTTGGGGAGATCACCCATTTCCTGCAGCGTTGGAAAGGCAGCATAAaccagaaaagaagaaacaCTACTAGTCCTCAAAACAATCCTCGAAATCCCAAACCCATCAGCAACCGATTGCGAAAAGTGCCAAATAGCATCAGTTATCAAGCAAGCAATCGGGCCATCTGCTAGTAATCCAGCCGAACAGTCCCGAAACGGGGCGACACAGTTGGAGTTGAGCAGAGTGAGGAAAGAGAGAATATTTCCCATTGGGGCCTCGGTTGGCGAAAGCCCGTCGGAGATGGGGAGGAAGGTGAAGTGAGGGTGTTTGGATTTGGCGGGGGAGTTGAAGTGAGTGTGGATGATTGTGATGGAAAAGCCTCTGGAGTGGAGGATGTTTGCCAGTTGAAGCATTGGGTTTATGTGGCCTTGTGCAGGGATTGGAAACAATACTAAACGGCGGTTGTTGGCTTGAGGCTTTTGGGTTTGTTCTTGTTCCTCCATTGGAGCTTGTTTCTTGAAACAGAGGGGCCAAGTTTTCTTGTTTTACAAGACGAGTATATAAGGGCGAGGGATACTCTTAAGTAATCGCTTCGCGGGCCTTTCGGAAGTCTATTTTGATGTTTCGAAATGTTTATTTAGAGTTCCTTGAGAActttaattatgttaaaaattatgCCAATCAGTTATCAATCAACAATTTGATCACGGCAAACGCTATGATGTCTATCCTTACGGTGTTTCTTTTATGCTTATTGTGATTTTCGGTTATGTCATGTATACATTCTATGTTATGTTATGTGTGGATCCGTGTGTTGTATAATATGAAACCACAAAGGGCATAACTGAAAACTATAAGAGACATAAATGAGACACCGTAAAGATAGACGCTATAGCATTATCCATACCCCACAAATAACACTCCCACAAGAGTCTGACTTTTCGTAACAAAGTATTGGTATTACACGCAAGTATGCAAAGGTGAGGAAGAATCATGAACCgataatagaaaaagaaaaaggaagaatcaGGAAGACAAAGACATATGatttgcaagtggagtggtagctCAACGGTAAGCACTTTATACTCGTGCATTTGATGAAAGTTCAAACCTCACTCACCCCATCTCCAATCTCTCAGAATAGAGTagattagatttttttttttcacgaaaaGAAGAATATGATATTATGTAAAACGAGACGGTTCaaggaacacccaaaaaaatacctcaaatctcaatctcatagttttcgatcaaatttttatgatccgaaccgttcaatgtgtgcagaatgtgattttaaggatgctCGTGAGAaagtagcaaaaaaaatgaccgaaaaatgcttgatttaagcagtttttatttgaaccgttcaataaaaaactatttgaaactgttcggatcaagccctttccggtcattttttttgctgatttctcgcgggtacccttaaaatcacgttctgatcatattgagcggctcggatcatcaaaatttgatcgaaaactatgagatatttttttagatatttttttgaatgtctctggaaccgtcccgtatataaaAAGCAGATTCCCATTAGAAACCACATGGCTCCAAATtagtattaaaaaataaagaaaattcacCCCATTTCTCTTTCCTATACACGACTTTGTCTTTTTTCTGCCAGTCCCAAACCAAATGCACCGATTGGGGCCGGCTTGAGAAAACTTGAGGTCAGTATTAAATTTGCCCCACTGAGAGATTGCTTGATAGAGATGGAGatgcaagggaaaataaaaatacgGAGTACTAATAAGCGGGGGCCATGGACACCGTGTGAGCGGGGAAGTTTGTATAACTTCAGGGCCAAGGCATCGGAGTCgggtttgatattttttttgtgtcccaCAATTATTGTAATTTTTCTAGTGTTCATACAGTGGAGTATCTCGCACCGTGGAGTAACCTGATTTTTTGGCCAACCACGTAAATCTCCCGTGttactcttgtttttttttgtgataatACTTATATTTAGCATTGGATCTCAACATGTGTGTTTTGTGGGTGTCATCCAACTTGTGCTAAATCCCAACAATGAAGCCTTTTCACATTTCTTATTACtgttttgaaacattttttgttaatatcaaAATTTTAGTATGTAAAAGCCTTTGTATTCTGCACACATGATAGAAGTTTTTCAcgcaaaacaaaattttacattaacataaacagttttgaaaaaacaaCTCATGTTCCAGGATCACAAAGAAGACCTtgatagaaaattattttagcATTGAAAGTTAGACTTAGGCTGTGTTCCAGAAAGGaattaagaacttattttttgttgaataagaagggttgttccggaAAATATAAAGGGTGgtaattattttggtagaatttatataggtaccaatgggcgccgggagggaaatcataccagcggccgcgccgggccgtctccggccaccggacggccgatccgagccgtccaaaaattctaaaaaatgcaCGGAAAAgagaggtgctcggatcaagcaccctacacacctcggatgccattgattcacGCGcgagccccctcggtttttttttttagaatttttggacggctcggatcggccgttcggtggccggagacggcccagcgaAGCCGtgggtacgatttccctccgccagcgcccattatcatagcaacagtcttattttttctataaggcaacttcaagctcaaaaatcatgtgtttacgcaaataattttcctacaactatggatcttgttagatagatctcattgagatctttaatacggtgcaaaaaaaattgaattttttttttcatttacattatttttgagcttgaaaatgtgaaatgaactttttaagaaggattttgtggaatgcctcttcttatttttgaattagaagtggcaaaataagtacttattttttaagaagatttccggaacggagccttatagTGTGTTTTAATATTTAGGCCtcgttccggaaacggaaataagtacttattttttacgaaggcaatttcaagcttaaaaattatgtgtttacgtaaataattttccgatcaatatggatcttatttgatagatctcattgagatcttttatatggtgaaaaaaaaattgaaaatttttttttcatttatattatttttgagtttgaaaatgtgaaataagtacttattttttaagaaggtgttctggaacggagccttaaaatTCCTCATTCGTCCCGAGGAtgagaaaaatataaataccCATACCGAAGTTGAAAAAGATTGCGAGAAAGACAAGGAAATCAACTTAGGGAAAATGACAAAGGTAATTCGAAGCTAGAGACAGATAAAGAAAAAACCTTGTTTGGGGAGATAACCCTTTTCCCGCAGCATGGGCAAGGCAGTATAAACTAGAAAAGAAGAAACACTACTAGTCCTCAAAACAATCCTCGGAATCCCAATCCCATCAGCAACAGATTGCGAAAAGTGCCAACCAGCATCAGTTATCAAGCATGCAATCGGGCCATCTTCTAATAATCCAGCCAAACAGTCCCGAAACGGGGCTACACAGTCGGAGTTGAGCAGAGCGAGGAAAGAGACAATGTCTTCCCCCGAGGTCCCGGTTGGCGAAACCCCGTCGGAGATGGGGAGGAAGGTGAAGTGAGGGTGCTTGGATTTGG
Proteins encoded in this region:
- the LOC131300155 gene encoding UDP-glycosyltransferase 76B1-like isoform X2, which codes for MEEQEQTQKPQANNRRLVLFPIPAQGHINPMLQLANILHSRGFSITIIHTHFNSPAKSKHPHFTFLPISDGLSPTEAPMGNILSFLTLLNSNCVAPFRDCSAGLLADGPIACLITDAIWHFSQSVADGFGISRIVLRTSSVSSFLVYAAFPTLQEMGDLPKQDSQLESPVPELAPLHVKDLPSITKNDSKNLYKLLSNMVEQSKASSGLIWNTFSELEESALIQLREQFPIPNFPIGPFHKSSPASSSSLLTEDRSSISWLNTQKPKSVLYVSFGSIADMGGNEFLEMAWGLANSMQPFLWVVRPGMIRGSEWREALPGGFMEKVGNNGCIVKWAPQQEVLAHFAVGGFWTHNGWNSTLESICEGVPMICSPCFGDQLVNAKYVSDVWGIGLRFDKGVERGEVERGIRRVMLEREGEEMRDRILCLKEKVDACLKKGGSSDQYLEQLITHILSFQ